Part of the Pirellulales bacterium genome is shown below.
GATAACGTGGGCGACAACGTCGGCGACGTCGCCGGCATGGGCGCCGACCTGTACGAATCGTACTGCGGATCGATCCTAGCCACGGCCGCCCTCGGCGCCGCGGTCGGGGCGCACCGGGTCGCCGAAGCGACCGTCAATCCCGAGATCGACGTCAACGATGCGTTTAACACGGCCGTCGGGCTGGTCACCGCTCCGATGATCGTCGCGGGGATCGGCACGGTGCTGTCGATCATCGGCATCTTCATGGTCAAATGCCGCGAGGGCGCCACGCAGGCCAACCTGCTCAAGGCGCTCTTGATCGGCACGCTCGGCTCCAGCGCGCTCATCCTGCTGGCCCTCATGGGGCTGGCCGGCACGGGCTTTGTGAGCTGGGGGATCGTCGGCTCGGTCGTCGCGGGGCTCGCCGCGGGGGTGATCATCGGCCAATCGACCGAGTACTACACCTCGGACGAATACGGACCCACCAAGGGGATCGCCAAGCAGGCTCAGATGGGGCCGGCGACGACGATCATCGACGGGCTGGCGACCGGCATGTACTCGGCCGGCATCCCGGTCATCACGATCGTCGTCGGCATTTTGTGCGCGTTCGCTTTTGCGGGCGGGTTCACTGACATGAACATGGGGCTGTACGGCGTGGGCTTCGCCGCCGTGGGGATGCTGGCCACGTTGGGCATCACGCTGGCGACCGACGCCTACGGGCCGATCGCCGACAACGCCGGCGGCAACGCCGAGATGGCGCATCTGGCCCCCGAAGTCCGCGAGCGGACCGACGCCCTCGACTCGCTGGGCAACACGACCGCGGCCACCGGCAAGGGATTCGCCATCGGCTCGGCGGCGCTGACGGCCATGGCCCTGTTGGCCGCCTACATCGAGGAAGTGAAGATCTGGGTCAGCAAGCTGGCCGCGGAGAACGAAGGGATCTTCCAGGTCGGCACGATCAAGTTCACCCAGGACGCCTCGATCGGTCAGGCCGAGGACGTGACTTTCATCGGAACCGCACAGATCCGCGACTTTGTCGAGGCGTACGACCTGAGCGTGATGAACCCGCTCTTGCTGTGCGGGTTGTTCCTGGGGGGGATGATGGCGTTCGTCTTCTGCGCAATGACGATGAAGGCGGTCGGTCGGGCCGCGGGCGCCATGGTCAACGAAGTGCGGCGGCAATTCAAGGAAATCCCCGGCATCATGGAAGGCAAGGGCAAGCCCGACTACGCCCGCTGCGTGGCGATCAGCACCGCGGGTGCCCAGCGCGAGATGATCGTGCCGTCGATCCTGGCGATCGCGGTGCCGGTGGCGACGGGGTTGGTGCTCGGCGTACCGGGGGTCCTGGGCTTGCTCGCCGGCGGGCTGACCAGCGGCTTCGTGCTGGCCACGATGCTGAACAACGCGGGCGGCGCCTGGGACAACGCCAAGAAGCACATCGAGCGCGGTCACTACGGCGGCAAGGGCTCCGAAGCCCACAAGGCCGGCGTCGTGGGCGACACCGTGGGCGACCCGTGCAAAGACACGAGCGGCCCGTCGCTGAACATCCTCATCAAGCTCATGGCGATGGTGAGCGTCGTGTTCAGCCCGCTGGTGGTGAAGTTCTCGCCCGCCGTGCAGGAATGGCTGGGAATCGTCTTCAAGACGGCCGGCGGCGAGTAAGCGGAACGTGCTCGACAGGCGAGGCCGCGGGGCTGAGCCGCAACGCCGTGGCGCAACAATCACGGCCCGCGATCATCCGATCGCGGGCCGTTTTTTTTTCTGCGCTGCATACCCCAAGCCCAGCCGCGACCTCCCAGGTCGCCGGCGGCGCAACGGCAGCTTGGCGCTGCAAACGCTCGCCGAGGCTCCCGGCGACCTGGGAGGTCGCGGCTCACGGACATCTCACTCGGCATGCACTGGCGGTGCACGTCATGACGGCGCCGCGTCAGAGTCCCCTGCCGCGCGGCGAAAATCTTCCTTGAGTCCGTACCGGTGATAACGGACGTTGCGGGGGTTCATCGTGTGACCCCAACTGACTTGGGCGACGTCGACGCCCAACGCGGCGGCCAGCGCGGCGCGCTCGCCGGGGTTGGGGAGCCACCGGCCGTCGAGGATCGCGGCGACGCGTTCCTCCGCCAAACCGCATGCGGCGGCAAGATCGTCGAGCGAGTGGGGGGAATTCTCAAAGATGGCGTCGATGGTCTTCATGGCGCATGACCGAATCGTAAGGAATGTCCGCCGAGCGCGGGGCGAGTGACGCTTGTTTGCCGTTCCTGCGACGTAGCTGGAGTCGAAGCGAAGCGAGCCCCCAGGCGACGTCCTGCCTGCCGGCGCTGCGCATCAATCCCCGCTGTCCGCTGGCTTAGCGCAAACGGCGTCGCGGTCCGGCGCAGTTTCCCTTTGCGTCCTGGTGCGGCAGCCCGTAGAATTAAGACAGCCGCGAGGGGCCCCTTGCCCTTCCCCCTTTTTTGATGCCGCAGTTCGGATTTTGCAACACCGCTCGCCGCTGGCCGTTCTTTCGCCTTGGTGAAGACGCAGCGGGCGAAGCTCGTCGACTGCCTTTTCTTACGAACGACAGCCTGATCTGAGCTTCACGCCGCGAATCGCCGTGGTCGTCGAGGACGGAATTGACTTCGGGTCGCGTCGAACATCGGCGCCCCGCACAGGTTGTGGACTTGCCGCGCCAGCCGCCGCCCCGTGATCCGCGGGACTGCCAGGCGGCGTCGCGTGCGCGGATTTCGCGAAAGGACGACCCGCACGATGGCCACCGACTCGATTGATCGCGTCACCGACGTCCCCGAGTTCGACCCCGCGGGGGGGAAGTACCAGTACCCGGGCATCCCCACGACCTGCGACGGGGCCGAGGCGGTCGTCTGGGTCGAGACCCGCATCTCGCAGGGCTCGGGCGCCTTTCCGATCACCAGCAGCACGACGATGGGGGGCGGGTTCAACGCCGCGGTCGCCGCGGGACAGCCGAACCTGTGGGGAGATCAACTGGTGTTCGTCGAGCCGGAGAGCGAGCACTCCTCGGCGACGTTTTGCGAGGGGTTCGCCATCGCGGGGGGACGGGTCACGAACTTCACCTCCGGGCAAGGCTTGGTCCTGATGAAGGAGGTGCTGTACACGATCGCCGGCAAGCGCTTGCCGGCGGTGTTCAACATCGGCGCCCGGGCTCTGACCAGCCACAGCTTGAACGTCCACGCCGGGCACGACGACGTGATGAGCGTCGCCGACGTCGGCTGGGGAATGCTGCTGGCCCGCAACGCCCAGGAGGCGTGCGACCTGTGCCTCATCGCCCGCCGCGCGGCCGAGGCCTCGCATACGCCGTTTTTCAACGTCCAGGACGGATTTCTCACGACCCACACCGTGGAAAGCGCGAAGCTCCCCGAACTGGAATTCATGAAGGAGTTCGTCGGCAAGCCCGAAGATCGCCTGATGAATCTCATGGACCCGGCCAACCCGATCATGTCGGGGGTCGTGCAGAACCAAGACTCGTACATGAAGGGCAAGATCGCCCAACGGTGGTACTACGACCAAGTCGCCCCCGCGCTGCAGGAGGCGTTCGACGAATTCGCCCGCGCCACGGGTCGACGATACGGCATGGTCGATGCGTACCGCTGCGCCGACGCCGAGTACATCCTGGTCGGCATGGGCTGCTTCATGGAGACCGCCCAGGCGACGGTCGACTATCTGCGCAATCGCAAGGGGATCAAGGCGGGGTGCCTCAACGTCTACTGCTTCCGCCCCTTCCCGGCCGAGCAGATCGTCGCGGCGCTGAAGGACTGCGTCGCGTTCTCGGTGCTCGAGCGGATGGACGACCCGTTGTCGACGACCGGCAACCATCTGGCGCGCGAGATCAAAGCCGCGTTCTGCGACGCGCTGATCGGGCAGAACAGTCTGGAGAAGGTCGAGCGGATCCCGCGGATCTACGCCGGCTGCGGCGGGCTGGGGAGTCGCGACGTTCGCGCGGGAGACATTCTGGCGATCTTCGACAACATGCGCCACGACACGCAGGACGTGTTCTGCGTCGGCGTCAAGCACAAGCTGGCCCTCGACGTGACCGAGGACCCCGACCTGCGGCCCCCCGGGGCGTTCTCGATGCGCGGGCACTCGGTCGGCGGGTTCGGATCGGTGACCACCAACAAGGTCATCGCGACGATCGCCGGGCAGGTGTTCGGCAAGGACGTGCAGGCGTATCCCAAGTACGGTTCGGAGAAGAAGGGGCTGCCGACCACGTATTACCTGACGATCGCCGACTCGCACATCGCGACCCACAGCGAACTCGAAGCGGTCGAACTCGTGGTGCTCAACGACACCAACGCGATGTTCAGCGGCAATCCGCTCGCGGGGATGGTCGACGGCGGGGCGATCTTCATGCAGAGCCCGTACGAAAACCCCGTGGACGTATGGGCCCGGATTCCCGAGCAGCACAAGAACACGATCCGGCAGAAGCGGCTGCGGGTGTATTTCGCCGACATGGTGAAGATCGCCCGCGAAGTGGCCTCGGTGGCCGACCTCGAGATGCGAATGCAGGGGATCGTGCTGTTGGGGGCGTTCTTGAAGCTGACCCCCTACGCCAAGTCGTCGGGGATGAGCGACGCCCAAGTTTACGAAGGGGTCGAAAAGGCCCTCCGCAAGTACTTCGGCAAACGGGGCGAGCAAGTCGTCCAGGACAACCTCGCCTGCGTGAAGCGCGGGTACGAGGAAATGCAGGAAGTGTCGCGAGGACTCATGGAATGATCGGCGTCTGAGCGTCCTCCGCCGGCGTATCTCGCTGGTCGTCGGCAATCAATGGCTTGTTTCCGATCGCCCGTCAACTATCGCCACTCACCCACCGGTGCCGCCATGTCCGCCGTCGATTCCGTTCGTTCGATGAACTCCGCCAGCGAGCGAGATCCGTTCAACAACAACAGTTACGGGACGCTGGTGGATCGGGGGTACGTCGGGGCGGCGCTCCCGGTGCTCGACGTCCATGATTTCAACGATCGGATCATCCGCGGTTACGAGGAGGGGTACGGCGAGAAGGAACTGCCGGCCGACTTGTCGACCGCCCGGTCGCTGATCCCGGCGGGAACCGCGACGCTGCGTGATTTCAGCTACGTGGCGCCGGAGATCCCCCGCTACATCCGCGACAACTGCACCGGCTGCATGGACTGCGTGACCGAGTGTCCCGACACGGCGATCCTGGGCAAGGTGCTGAGCGAGTCGGAGCTAGAGGCGAAGCTCGCCGCGATTCCCGACGCGGACGAACGAGCCAAATTCGCCGAGTCGTGGTCGAAGCCCCGCAAGTATTACGACGGCCCGAAGAAGAAGGGGCTGGAAGGGGGCGTCTTCGCCATCGTCATCGACCCCAGCAAGTGCAAAGGGTGCGCGGAGTGCGTCACGGTGTGCGACGATCTGGCGCTCGAGATGATCCCCAAGACCGAGCCGGTGATGCGCGACATCCGCCGCGGGCATCGGCAGTTCAAAGAGTGCGGCCCCAGCAACGAGGCCTACATCAACGACAGTTTGCTCGTCGACATGATGCTGCGCGAGCAGACCCACATTTACGTCGGCGGCGCGGGAAGCTGCGCCGGCTGCGGCGAGGGGACCGCGTTGCGGATGATGTGCGCAGCCACCGGCGCCAAGTACGGCGACCAATGGGGCATCATCGCCGCCACCGGGTGCAATACGGTCTACACCTCGACCTATCCGTACAACCCGTATCTCGTGCCGTGGACGAACTCGCTGTTCGAGAACGCGCCGGCCGACGCGATGGGAGTTCGCAGCCGGTGGGACCAACTGGGGTGGCGCGACCGCCCGCTGTGGTGCATCGGGGGAGACGGAGCGATGTTCGACATCGGGTTTCAGTCGCTGTCGAGGCTGTTGGCCTCGGGGATGAACGTCAAGGTGTTCGTGCTCGACACGCAGGTCTACAGCAACACGGGGGGACAAGCGTCGACCAGCACCTACACCGGCCAGAACACCAAGATGAGCGTCCACGGCAAGGCGGTCGCCGGCAAACAGGAGCGCCGCAAGGAGATCGCCCAGATCGCCATGATGCACCCCCGCACCTACGTCGCCCAAACGACCGCGGCGCACGTCAATCATTTCTACAAGGCGGTCCTCGGGGCGCTGGAGTTCGACGGCCCGGCGGTGGTGAACTGCTACACGACCTGCCAGCCTGAGCACGGCGTGGCCGACAACATGGCGGGCGAGCAGGCCCGGCTGGCGGTCGACACGCGGGCGTTTCCGCTGCTGGTGTTCGATCCCTCGAAGGGAGATCGGATCAAGGAGCGATTGAGCCTGCAGGGCAACCCGGCGATGAAGGACGACTGGTTCAAGAACCCGAAGACGGGCGAAACGGTCGACTTCATCGACTTCTGCCGCAGCGAGGGGCGGTTCGTCAAGCACTTCGACCGCGCCGGAAACCCGAGCGAGACGCTGCTGCGAGCCCGCGAGGACCGGCTCGAAAACTGGCACACGCTGCAAGAATTGGCGGGATTGCGGTAGCGCCGAACTGACCGCCGCGGCGCTTGGCAACGCGCGCTTCGGGACGTAGGCTAGCGGCATGAGCGAGAATCTCCGTGCCGCCGATCGTTCCGTCGCCGTGATTGGCGCCGGGTTGTCCGGGCTGATCGCCGCGCGTCGCTTGCGCGCGTCCGACGTCGCCGCCGTCGTGTTCGACAAAGGGCGCGGCGTCGGCGGGCGGATGGC
Proteins encoded:
- a CDS encoding 2-oxoacid:acceptor oxidoreductase family protein, producing the protein MATDSIDRVTDVPEFDPAGGKYQYPGIPTTCDGAEAVVWVETRISQGSGAFPITSSTTMGGGFNAAVAAGQPNLWGDQLVFVEPESEHSSATFCEGFAIAGGRVTNFTSGQGLVLMKEVLYTIAGKRLPAVFNIGARALTSHSLNVHAGHDDVMSVADVGWGMLLARNAQEACDLCLIARRAAEASHTPFFNVQDGFLTTHTVESAKLPELEFMKEFVGKPEDRLMNLMDPANPIMSGVVQNQDSYMKGKIAQRWYYDQVAPALQEAFDEFARATGRRYGMVDAYRCADAEYILVGMGCFMETAQATVDYLRNRKGIKAGCLNVYCFRPFPAEQIVAALKDCVAFSVLERMDDPLSTTGNHLAREIKAAFCDALIGQNSLEKVERIPRIYAGCGGLGSRDVRAGDILAIFDNMRHDTQDVFCVGVKHKLALDVTEDPDLRPPGAFSMRGHSVGGFGSVTTNKVIATIAGQVFGKDVQAYPKYGSEKKGLPTTYYLTIADSHIATHSELEAVELVVLNDTNAMFSGNPLAGMVDGGAIFMQSPYENPVDVWARIPEQHKNTIRQKRLRVYFADMVKIAREVASVADLEMRMQGIVLLGAFLKLTPYAKSSGMSDAQVYEGVEKALRKYFGKRGEQVVQDNLACVKRGYEEMQEVSRGLME
- a CDS encoding helix-turn-helix transcriptional regulator, which gives rise to MKTIDAIFENSPHSLDDLAAACGLAEERVAAILDGRWLPNPGERAALAAALGVDVAQVSWGHTMNPRNVRYHRYGLKEDFRRAAGDSDAAPS
- a CDS encoding sodium-translocating pyrophosphatase; the protein is MDSSVITKYWAIAPVASIAALGFAVYFYKKMMAASEGSDLMKEIAQHVREGAMAYLSRQYRVVTIVFVVLVIILTVLAKYGIQNPFVPVAFLTGGFFSGLCGYIGMRTATNASARTAQGCSEGLNRGLTVAFRSGAVMGLVVVGFGLLDICLWYWILDQFVYSPENMEQGWTFWGMTMVAPGTTPIDKLVHITTTMITFGMGASTQALFARVGGGIYTKAADVGADLVGKVEAGIPEDDPRNPATIADNVGDNVGDVAGMGADLYESYCGSILATAALGAAVGAHRVAEATVNPEIDVNDAFNTAVGLVTAPMIVAGIGTVLSIIGIFMVKCREGATQANLLKALLIGTLGSSALILLALMGLAGTGFVSWGIVGSVVAGLAAGVIIGQSTEYYTSDEYGPTKGIAKQAQMGPATTIIDGLATGMYSAGIPVITIVVGILCAFAFAGGFTDMNMGLYGVGFAAVGMLATLGITLATDAYGPIADNAGGNAEMAHLAPEVRERTDALDSLGNTTAATGKGFAIGSAALTAMALLAAYIEEVKIWVSKLAAENEGIFQVGTIKFTQDASIGQAEDVTFIGTAQIRDFVEAYDLSVMNPLLLCGLFLGGMMAFVFCAMTMKAVGRAAGAMVNEVRRQFKEIPGIMEGKGKPDYARCVAISTAGAQREMIVPSILAIAVPVATGLVLGVPGVLGLLAGGLTSGFVLATMLNNAGGAWDNAKKHIERGHYGGKGSEAHKAGVVGDTVGDPCKDTSGPSLNILIKLMAMVSVVFSPLVVKFSPAVQEWLGIVFKTAGGE